Sequence from the Longimicrobium sp. genome:
GCTCGGGGTGGGCGCACCCTCGCACCGCGTGTGGACCGGCTCGCTCCGCGCCAGCCAGCAGGGCGAAACGTCGCTGCTGCTGGACGCGGGCGTGCCGTACACGCTGCTGGCCGCGTGCGACCGGGACTGCGACCGTATGGAGGTGGCCGTCTCCGGCGCCGGCGGACGCTGGGCCGACGCGGCCGGCGCAGACGGCGAGGCCGAGATCGAGTTGCCGGCCGGCAGCGGCGCCCCCCAGCGCGTGCAGCTGCGCATGCAGGGGTGCCGGGCCGAACCGTGCCACTTCGCCGTGACGGTGCACCGCGCCGCGCGCAGCGTGCGCCCCCCCGCGCGGCGCCCCACGTCCCGCGACGCCGCCCCGGCGGACGACGATGACGACTCCCCGCCGACGCCCCGGTAGCCCGGTCCCTTGGCGGCTGCTAGCCGGTTCATCAACGCCCGGAACGACCTCGCGCCCATCCCATCCTCATCCGGAGCCGATCCTTGTGTTGCCATGCCATGCCCCTCTGATCCTCGGGCCGCCTTGCACCATGGCCTTGGCCGGCGGTGGCGGGCGTCTCCGGGTCGGCGAGGCGACGGCGGGGGAACGGGTGGGATACGGCTTCGGGTTATCCATTGATCGCGAGCCTTCGCCGCATTCCGACGAGAACGTTTCAACCGAGGACCGACGATCGTGCAGAACTCAGCATCCCGAGTCAAATCGCGCTTCGCCGCCGTCATGCCCTGGGTAGGCGCGCTGGCGATCGCCTTCGCCCTTCCCGCTGCCGCGCAGCCGACCATCCGCGGCCGGCTGGAGGCCGGCGACAAGGAGTTCGCCGGGGGAAGGGTGTCGGACGAGTACCCCGTGCAGGTTCGCGCCGGCAGCCGGCTGACGGTGACCACCGTTGCGACACGGCCCCTGATGACCGCCGTGTTTATGCAGTCGCCCGAGGACGGGCTGCAGACCATGGAGGTGGGCGGCAACCCCGTGGGTGACGAGTTCGAGTGGGTGTACACGCACAACATCACGCGGGACGAGACGGTGATGGTGATCGTGGCCGGCGTGGCGCCCGTCACGCAGACGGGAGGTTCGGGCAGCTACGCGATCCGCATCGAGGCGCCGGGTGGCGGGGTGGTGCAGGCAGGAGCATCCCCTTCGCCGCGCGTGGCGGAAACGGCTCCCCGCCGCTCCGGGCCGGTCCCGGCGGTGATCACGCAGCAGCTCGGCCACTTCGCCGCGGCCGCCCAGGAGGCCGGCTTCCGGCTCGTCAGCCAGACGCCCGTGGGGGGCGCCCTGAACAACGGCACGTACGAGGACGTACCCATCAGCCTCAGTGCGCGTCAGTACTTCATCGTGGGCGTGTGCGACGGCGACTGCACCGACATGGACCTTCGGCTGTTCGCGCCCAACGCCTCCGTCGTCGCGGAGGACGTGGCCGATGACGACAGTCCGATGCTCGCGTTTACCGCGTCTACCGCCGGTGAGCACCGCCTTCGGGTGATGATGCCGGCTTGCAGCAGCGAACCGTGCGCGTACGGCATCGCGATCTACGTGAAATAGCTGCGCTCTTCCCGGGGGCCACGCGACCGAGCCGCTTTCGCAGTTCCGCCGCGCCCCCGCCGGGAGCGCCATCCCACATCCAGGAGCAGCCATGTACGTCGTCTGCACCCACACCGTGCGCGATCCCGAAGAGTTCTGGGACCGGGCGGCGCGGGCGGTGCCCAACCTTCCCGAGGGCATCCGTATCCACAGCATCTTTCCCAACGCCGACGGCTCGGTGGGCGTGTGCCTGTGGGAGGGCGAGTCGCTGGAGCACGTGCGCGCCTTCGTCGACGGCGCCACCAGCGACGTGGCCCACAACGACTACTTCGCCGTGCAGGCGGAGAATGCCCGGGGGCTTCCCGCGTGAGGGCCCTGCGGATGATGGCCGCGCTGCGGCGGTGGCCGCTCCAGCTCGGGTACGGCGTCTACAACATCGTCCACAGCGACGACTCGTGATCCATCGCTTCACCCGCCCCGACGCGGGCCACACACTTCCTTTCCCGTGAACACCGAGCACTCATGAGCCTCCGATCCACGCACCTCCGCGCGATCCTCGCCGCCGTGTCCGCCGCCACTCTGGGCGCTTGCGCCCAGGCGGCCCAGCTGGCCACGAGCGCGGCAGGCGCCGTAAACGCCGCCCGTGCCTGCAGCGGCCCGCAGATGAAGGACGGCGGGCGCGAGAACCTGGGTACGTGCATCAACAGCACGTATGCCGACATCACCCCGCAGATCTCGCCGGACGGGCGCACCCTGTACTTCGACCGCAAGAATTCGCCGGATAACGCGGGCCGCGCGGAAGACACGGACGACATCTGGTTCTCCACCCTGCAGGCCGACGGCAACTGGGGACCGGCGCGCAACCTGGGCGCACCCCTCAACACCGCCGGCCCCAACTCCGTGGCCTCGGTGCTCCCGGACGGCAACACGCTGTTGCTCACGGGCGTGTACCTCGCGGGCGGCGTCACGGGCCAGGGCCTCTCGCTGGCCTCGCGCACCCGCGACGGGTGGGGCGCGCCTGTCGAGGTGCGCATCCCCGGCCTGCAGAACCGCAGCAACTTCGTGAACTACTATCTGTCGCAAGACGGGCAGGCGCTGCTGATGTCCATCCAGAAGGATGGCGGACGCGGCGACCGCGACCTGTGGGTGAGCCGCCGCCAGGGCGACGGCCCATGGGGCGAGCTGGTGAACCTGGGCCCCACCATCAACACCGACACGGCCGACGTATCGCCCTTTCTGGCCTCGGACGGCGTGACGCTCTACTTCTCCAGCAGTGGCCACGGCGGCGAAGGCGGGCGCGACATCTTCGTCACCCGGCGGCTGGACGAGACGTGGACGCGCTGGTCGCGCCCGGAAAACCTGGGATCGAACATCAACACGCCCAGCAACGACGCGGGATTCGTGATCCCCGCCGCGGGCGACTTCGCCTACTTCACCTCCGCGGAGGACTCGTACGGCCGCACCGACATCTTTCGCGCGCGCCTGCCGGAAAGCATGCGCCCCCGGCCGGTGGTGCTGGTGCGCGGCCGCGTGCTCGATGCGCGCACGCGGCAGCCGCTGGACGCGTCGGTGGTCTATGAGGGGCTGGGGAACACCCAGCGCGGCGTGGCGCGCAGCAACCCGTCGACCGGCGAGTACCAGATCGTCCTGCCGGCGGGCGCGCGCTTCGGGTTTCGCGGCGAGGCGCCGCGCTACTATCCCGAGAACGTGAACGTCGACCTGTCCACCGTCACCGCATACGCGGAGCGCACGCAGGACCTGCTGCTGGTGCCGCTGGAGGTGGGAAGCACGGTGCGGCTGAACAACATCTTCTTCGACGTGAACCGCGCCACCCTGCGCCCGGAAAGCGCGCTGGAGCTGGACCGCCTGGCGGACTACCTGCGCGCCAACCCCACGGTGGAGGTGGAGATCGGCGGCCACACCGACAACGTTGGGGCCGACGCCGCCAACCAGACGCTGTCGCAGGCCCGCGCCCGCGCGGTCGCCGAGTACCTGGCCGGCAAGGGCATCGCCGCCCGGCGGGTGCAGTCGCGCGGCTACGGCGAGGCGCAGCCCTCGGCCAGCAACGACACCGACGAGGGCCGCCAGCAGAACCGGCGGGTGGAGTTCAAGGTGATCCGCCTGTAAGCGTACAGACGACAGCGGTCACCATCTGGAGGCCGCGGCTCCGTCGGGGTCACTGTCATCCTGAGCCCCAGGCGCGGCGGGCCGGCCCGCAAGCCGTCCCTCGCGGGGCGCGAGGCTCTTGCCGAGGAAGCCTTGAAGCCAGGGCGCGGCAGCGGTCACGACGTGGAGGGCTCGGCTTGGTGGGGACTGCTGTCATCCCGGGGGCCTCGGCTCCGTCGGGCGAATGAATTCGCTGCAACGACCACACGAAGTCCGCCTGCGCGGACTGGCTTGTTCTCGTGTGGAGAGAGCCGTGTGGCTCGACCGGGATGTGTGGCGCATCCCTCGGTCGCTGCGGAGTACGGTGTGGCGGCAGGTTGGGCGCACGTGCAGGTGAAGCCCCGGGCGGGACGGCGCGAGCGGTCCCGTGTCGGGGCTTTCCGCTGGTCCATGCGGCTCCGCGGCTTTACCGCTCCTACCAGCCGTTCCGCTCCCGCAGCCGGGTGACGTGCGCCACGTGATGCCGCCCATGCCAGGCGTACAGCCCCAGC
This genomic interval carries:
- a CDS encoding OmpA family protein encodes the protein MSLRSTHLRAILAAVSAATLGACAQAAQLATSAAGAVNAARACSGPQMKDGGRENLGTCINSTYADITPQISPDGRTLYFDRKNSPDNAGRAEDTDDIWFSTLQADGNWGPARNLGAPLNTAGPNSVASVLPDGNTLLLTGVYLAGGVTGQGLSLASRTRDGWGAPVEVRIPGLQNRSNFVNYYLSQDGQALLMSIQKDGGRGDRDLWVSRRQGDGPWGELVNLGPTINTDTADVSPFLASDGVTLYFSSSGHGGEGGRDIFVTRRLDETWTRWSRPENLGSNINTPSNDAGFVIPAAGDFAYFTSAEDSYGRTDIFRARLPESMRPRPVVLVRGRVLDARTRQPLDASVVYEGLGNTQRGVARSNPSTGEYQIVLPAGARFGFRGEAPRYYPENVNVDLSTVTAYAERTQDLLLVPLEVGSTVRLNNIFFDVNRATLRPESALELDRLADYLRANPTVEVEIGGHTDNVGADAANQTLSQARARAVAEYLAGKGIAARRVQSRGYGEAQPSASNDTDEGRQQNRRVEFKVIRL